The genomic stretch ACTAAACCAAAATCAAAAAAATATGAATCAAAAAATTACACTCAATAAAATACTCCTGCAGTTTGTAGTAGTCATTTTATTCAGTTCCGGACTTTTTGCCCAACAGGGTAAAATTGAAGTCAGTGGAGCTGTCAGAGATTCCGAAACCGGTGAAGGATTACCCGGAGTTTCGGTTTTTGTTAAAGGAACTATAATAGGTACAAGTACCGATTTCGATGGTAATTATAAAATTGAATTAGATGATGCTAAATCTACCATAGCATTTTCTTTTATCGGTTACAAAACCGAAGAAGTAGACTATGCAGGAAACAATATAATTAACATTTCACTTATTCCCGATTCACAGGTACTGGACGAAGCTGTGGTAGTAGGTTTTAGTAAACAAAAAAAGATTTCTGTTACAGGTTCGGTAACTGCTATTAAACCGTCTGAACTTCAAACTTCATCTACAAACATAACTAATGCTTTTGCAGGACGTATGGCAGGTGTAATGGCAGTACAGCGAAGTGGTGAGCCGGGATCAAACGGTTCCGAGTTCTGGATACGCGGTATTTCTACTTTTGGAGCAAACAATACTCCTTTGGTGTTTTTGGATGGGGTGGAAATACATGCAGGAGGAGACCTTAACTCTATTGATCCTTCTACAATTGAGAGTTTCTCGGTACTAAAAGATGCTTCTTCTACTGCCCTATACGGTGCACGTGGAGCCAATGGTGTAATTCTTATTACTACTAAAAACGGGATTGTATCAGATAAACCCATTGTAAATGTTCAGGTTCGCAGTAAAATAAGTACTCCTACTTCTTTACCTGAAATGGCAGATGCTGTAACTTACATGAATATGGCTAACGAAGCTGTGAGAAATTCAAATCCAAATGCACCTCAAAAATACAGTGCCTGGCAGATTGATGGAACAGAACGTGGGTTAGATCCAAACTTGTTCCCAAATGTTAACTGGATGGACGAATTGTTCAATCAGTTTCAGATGGAGGAATATGCTAATGTTAACATCCGTGGAGGGGGGCCTTCTGTACAATATTTCACATCGGTTTCTTATACCCATTCTACAGGGTTGATAAAAGAACCAAAAGAAAATGACAACGGAATTAATTTCAACCGTTTAAACATTCAAAACAACCTTACTTCAAACCTTAGCAAAACAACTAAGTTGCAGGTAAATGTTAACGTAAATTTCGAATCAAAAAAAGGACCGAATATTCAAGCAGATGACCTTTATAAAAGTGTAATGTATGCGAACCCGGTACAGTTTCCTACTACTTTTCCGTATCAGGAAGGAGATGATCACATTCGTTTCGGCTCAAAAACCGGAGGTTACTGGGGAGTATTCCCAAATCCATATGCGCGACTACAGAGCGGATATTCCGAAACAAATGCAACAACCTTAATGGCTTTGGCTAAATTATCACAGGAAATACCCTGGGTAAAAGGTTTGTCTTTAGATGCAATGGTATCTGTAAAAAGTTGGGGACTTGGAGGTGTACGAAAAACATATAGTCCCTCATACTACAAAATAGATGAGAACTCAATAATCCAACCGGCTCCTGATGTTTATGAATATGATGTTGTCCTTGTTGGTGCAGGAGGAAATTCAGCTATCGTTCCCGGTGGTTGGGATGATGGAAATTCTACTTTCTTCTTTCAACCACAAATAAACTACAATCGTGTATTTGGAAGAAGTGACATTCAGGCATTATTGGTTTATAGTAGTAAGCAATTCAAAATCAATGACCCTGATTTAAGAGCACATCCTTTCGATATTTATGCGTTTAGAAATCAGGGATTGGCAGCCCGTATTAGTTATATGTTCGATAATAAGTACATGATTGAAACGAATATGGGATATACAGGAAGTGAAAATTTTGCCGAGAATCACCGTTTCGGTTTCTTCCCTTCTATATCTGTAGGTTATGCTATATCTAATGAACAATTCTTTAAAGATATCTTCAATGATGCTATTCCATTATTGAAATTCAGAGCATCTTATGGTTTTGCAGGTAACGATCAAATTGGAGGGGACCGTCGTTTTCCTTTTACTTCTGATGTGGACTTATACGAAGATGGACTTGGATATAATATGGGGTACGATTTTAGCAACTATCATCCTGGAGTGTTTATTCGTGAATACGACAACCCTTTAGTTACTTGGGAAACAGGTGAAAAAATGAACTTTGGAATTGATCTTGAAACTAAATTCGGACTGAATATTACCGCAGATTATTTTGAAGAGGAGCGTACAGGTATATTTATAAAGAGAAAGATAATTCCTTCGCACCTTGGTATTGGAGAGTCCGATCCATATGCAAATATTGGTATTGTAGGCAGTCATGGTATAGACATAGCAGTTAATTACAATAAGGCTTTTTCATCTGATCTTATTGTAACAGCAATGGGAACATTCACATATGCTACAAATAAAATACTTGAGTTTGATGAACCTGTTGGCTATGCCGAAAAATATCCGAACTTAACAAGAGTAGGTCGTCCTGTTCATCAAATATACGGTTTGAGGGCTTCTAACATTGTTAGTTCAGAGGAAGAATATTACGAAAATCCTGAACAGGCATTCGGAAAATATGAAGTTGGAGACCTTAGATATATGAACATCAATGACGATGATATCGTTGATGATAATGATATGGTTCCTATGGGATATCCGTTAATACCTGAAATAAACTATGGTTTTGGGGTATCTGTTCAGTATAAAAACTTTGATGCGTCTATATTCTTTCAAGGAGTTGAGAGGGTTTCATTTATGATGGGAGGACATGATATGGGAAGAAAAAATATTGACACCAGACCTGATGCAATAACGCCATTTACAACCGAATTTGAAAGAAATGCTCTTAAGTTTATTGCTGATGATTATTGGACAGCCGAAAACCCGAATCCTTATGCTGCATATCCGCGTTTAACGGAAGAGTATAATCAAAATAATGATATGCCATCTTCGTGGTGGCTACGTGATGGATCTTTCTTACGTCTTAAAGATGCAGAAATCGGGTATAAAATAAACAAGTACATACGTGTTTATGCTATGGGAAATAATTTGCTAACCATGTCTGAATTCAAATTATGGGATCCGGAAGCATTATATGATGGAAATCCTAATAAAACAAACTATAATGGTTTA from Bacteroidota bacterium encodes the following:
- a CDS encoding TonB-dependent receptor, which codes for MNQKITLNKILLQFVVVILFSSGLFAQQGKIEVSGAVRDSETGEGLPGVSVFVKGTIIGTSTDFDGNYKIELDDAKSTIAFSFIGYKTEEVDYAGNNIINISLIPDSQVLDEAVVVGFSKQKKISVTGSVTAIKPSELQTSSTNITNAFAGRMAGVMAVQRSGEPGSNGSEFWIRGISTFGANNTPLVFLDGVEIHAGGDLNSIDPSTIESFSVLKDASSTALYGARGANGVILITTKNGIVSDKPIVNVQVRSKISTPTSLPEMADAVTYMNMANEAVRNSNPNAPQKYSAWQIDGTERGLDPNLFPNVNWMDELFNQFQMEEYANVNIRGGGPSVQYFTSVSYTHSTGLIKEPKENDNGINFNRLNIQNNLTSNLSKTTKLQVNVNVNFESKKGPNIQADDLYKSVMYANPVQFPTTFPYQEGDDHIRFGSKTGGYWGVFPNPYARLQSGYSETNATTLMALAKLSQEIPWVKGLSLDAMVSVKSWGLGGVRKTYSPSYYKIDENSIIQPAPDVYEYDVVLVGAGGNSAIVPGGWDDGNSTFFFQPQINYNRVFGRSDIQALLVYSSKQFKINDPDLRAHPFDIYAFRNQGLAARISYMFDNKYMIETNMGYTGSENFAENHRFGFFPSISVGYAISNEQFFKDIFNDAIPLLKFRASYGFAGNDQIGGDRRFPFTSDVDLYEDGLGYNMGYDFSNYHPGVFIREYDNPLVTWETGEKMNFGIDLETKFGLNITADYFEEERTGIFIKRKIIPSHLGIGESDPYANIGIVGSHGIDIAVNYNKAFSSDLIVTAMGTFTYATNKILEFDEPVGYAEKYPNLTRVGRPVHQIYGLRASNIVSSEEEYYENPEQAFGKYEVGDLRYMNINDDDIVDDNDMVPMGYPLIPEINYGFGVSVQYKNFDASIFFQGVERVSFMMGGHDMGRKNIDTRPDAITPFTTEFERNALKFIADDYWTAENPNPYAAYPRLTEEYNQNNDMPSSWWLRDGSFLRLKDAEIGYKINKYIRVYAMGNNLLTMSEFKLWDPEALYDGNPNKTNYNGLRYPNLKSIALGLQFNL